The genomic DNA ATCTTTGGTGACGAGTTTCCTGGGCTCCCCGTAGATGAAATCCTCCTGCCCAGCATATACCCCCATCATATTCAGCACTTCCCAGATTTTCTCCTCAGGGGCACGGTTGCCCTCCATGAAGATCATACCCAGGATAAGTATCAGGAGGCCGGTCTTGGGCATGCCCTGGTCATCATTCAGCATCCCATCGTAGGTGAGGTCAAGTGTTTTGACGAGCACATAGGAGTGGCTGGTGGGGTCCACTCCCTTCACTTCAATGCCAAAGACAACCTCCATGCGCCCACAGACTTTGCTGAAGATCACAGGGAAGTGGTCCTTGTGTTCTTTGATGACATTTGTTAGCATTTCTGCCTTTGTGGTGGGTTCCTTTGTTACATATTTGACACACAGGAACTGCACCAGTTCAGCCACCTTCTTGTTTAGCTCATCACTGAGCAAGGACTCAGGATCTGGTGGAGCCTGGGAGGTGATGGGCCCCTCCTCTTCTTGGCTTCTGGAATTCTCATCAGACTGACTCGATGGAGTGGCTGTGGTGGCAGTGGGTGAGAAGCAGGCTCTCTGAGAACTCTGGAGAGGACTCAGTGCCCCAGTGGCAGGCACCTCCTCTGGAGTGCCCAGGATCAAAggagtgagggaggaggagggagaggaggggaaggaggaggactcTTCCTTCTCAGCCATGGGAGCCTGCACACCTTCTAGGCCCTGTGCCTCTCTGGGGGTCTGAAGGTCTCCCTCAAGCTTGCAGTGCTCACTCTTCTGACCCAGAGACATGATGACTTGTGATGGAGGTAGCCAACAGGAGGGTGGGGcactgggggagagagggagggt from Balaenoptera acutorostrata chromosome X, mBalAcu1.1, whole genome shotgun sequence includes the following:
- the LOC103007184 gene encoding putative MAGE domain-containing protein MAGEA13P → MSLGQKSEHCKLEGDLQTPREAQGLEGVQAPMAEKEESSSFPSSPSSSLTPLILGTPEEVPATGALSPLQSSQRACFSPTATTATPSSQSDENSRSQEEEGPITSQAPPDPESLLSDELNKKVAELVQFLCVKYVTKEPTTKAEMLTNVIKEHKDHFPVIFSKVCGRMEVVFGIEVKGVDPTSHSYVLVKTLDLTYDGMLNDDQGMPKTGLLILILGMIFMEGNRAPEEKIWEVLNMMGVYAGQEDFIYGEPRKLVTKDLVKEQYLEYQQVSDSDPPHYEFLWGPRAYADTSKMKVLEFFAEISGSDPTSFPSWYEEALKDERAQARAATGDDTSATASESSSVMPSSLSCPE